From a single Diceros bicornis minor isolate mBicDic1 chromosome 6, mDicBic1.mat.cur, whole genome shotgun sequence genomic region:
- the LOC131407235 gene encoding interferon-induced protein with tetratricopeptide repeats 2-like, with protein sequence MSETTKNSLESSLRQLKCHFTWNLLEGENSLDDFEDRVCNQIEFQNNEFKATMYNILAYIKHHRGQNEAALESLQQAEELIQQEHADQAEIRSLVTWGNYAWVYYHMGRLAEAQIYVDKVKQVCEKFSSHYRIERPEIDCEEGWSRFKCGGNQNERAKVCFQKALEKNPKNPEVICGLAIASYRLDNRPPPQNPIDPLRQAIRLNPDNQYVKVLLALKLHKMSEEGEGERLVEEALEKAPHATDVLRSAAKLYRSKGALDKAIELLRKALERMPNNAHLHYHIGCCYRAKVLQIQKVGENETYRKREKVQELIGQAVAHLKRADEINGNLPDACSYLACFYAQAGQYEEAEYYFQKEFSKELTPVAKQVLHLRYGNFQRYQMKCEDKAILHFIEGVKINQESKEKEKMKDKLKKIAQGRLSRNGADSEALSLLAFLQEVNGESGQAGENSEGALDSGGLFPSASLAEE encoded by the exons ATGAG TGAGACCACAAAGAACTCCTTGGAGAGCAGCCTACGGCAACTAAAATGCCATTTCACCTGGAACTTGTTAGAGGGAGAAAATTCCTTGGATGATTTTGAAGACAGAGTGTGTAACCAGATTGAGTTCCAGAACAATGAATTCAAAGCTACAATGTACAACATATTGGCCTACATAAAACACCACAGAGGCCAAAATGAGGCAGCCCTGGAAAGCTTACAACAGGCTGAAGAGTTAATCCAGCAAGAGCATGCTGACCAAGCAGAAATCAGAAGTCTGGTCACCTGGGGAAACTATGCCTGGGTCTACTATCACATGGGCAGACTCGCAGAAGCTCAAATTTATGTAGACAAGGTAAAACAAGTGTGCGAGAAGTTTTCCAGCCACTATAGAATTGAGAGACCTGAAATAGATTGTGAGGAAGGGTGGTCACGGTTCAAGTGTGGAGGAAACCAAAATGAAAGGGCAAAGGTGTGTTTTCAGAAGGCTCTGGAAAAGAACCCAAAGAATCCAGAAGTCATCTGTGGACTGGCAATTGCGAGCTACCGTCTAGATAACCGGCCACCGCCTCAGAATCCCATTGACCCTCTGAGGCAAGCCATTCGGCTGAATCCTGACAACCAATATGTTAAAGTCCTCCTGGCTCTGAAACTTCACAAGATGAGTGAAGAAGGTGAAGGAGAGAGGTTAGTGGAAGAAGCTTTGGAGAAAGCCCCGCATGCAACAGATGTGCTTCGCAGTGCAGCAAAGCTCTATCGAAGCAAAGGTGCCCTGGACAAAGCTATAGAACTGCTTAGAAAGGCTCTAGAACGCATGCCAAACAATGCCCACCTGCATTACCATATTGGGTGCTGCTATAGGGCAAAAGTCCTCCAAATACAGAAGGTAGGAGAGAATGAAACgtataggaaaagagagaaggtacaGGAACTAATAGGACAAGCTGTGGCTCATTTAAAGAGAGCTGATGAGATCAATGGAAATCTCCCCGATGCCTGCTCCTACCTTGCCTGCTTCTATGCACAAGCAGGTCAGTATGAGGAAGCAGAGTATTACTTCCAAAAAGAATTCAGCAAAGAGCTGACTCCTGTAGCCAAACAAGTGCTCCATCTGCGATATGGCAACTTTCAGCGGTACCAAATGAAGTGTGAAGACAAGGCCATCCTCCATTTTATAGAGGGTGTGAAAATAAACCAGGAGtccaaggagaaagaaaagatgaaagacAAGCTGAAAAAAATTGCCCAGGGTAGACTTTCTAGAAATGGAGCAGATTCTGAGGCTTTGTCTCTCTTGGCGTTTCTTCAGGAGGTGAACGGAGAATCGGGGCAAGCAGGTGAAAATTCTGAGGGGGCTTTGGACTCTGGAGGCCTCTTCCCTTCAGCATCTTTAGCTGAGGAATGA